CTTCATATCATCCGTATAATCAAAATGAAAGTGTGGAAGAGATTTAATTGGTCCACTGACCTTCTTTTTAATCTTTTTCTCCTAatgttttcttcattttttagaGTAACACTTGATTGAGAAAATTCTTCTTAAGCTATTGCAATGGAATAGCGATTCTACAAAATCTAATATGTGCTTGAAGAGATCTTCTGAAACGTTGTTTTTATGTTCCTTCCGTAAACCATTGGTTGCAAAGAGAATTTGGATGGAGATAGTCTCCTGATTTGGTTTCACATGCAGGGAAGGTAGTTAATTTTGTTGCTCTGCTTCTGTAATCTTACCTGCATGTTAAATGCCAGAGCATCATAAATTAGTTTTGTTCAGATCCCAGGGTATTACATTTGTATGTTGTGACATAATTGTCTCATTTATACTTACTCTGTTGTAAGTTGCATATTGTAGATTGATCTTATCATTACCAAAAAAGCATGACTGGAGTTTATATAGGTTGTTTTATTATTCTTGGTTTTTGTGGGGTTCTATTTACATTCTATTTTTTCGTCTTCCTTACTGTATATATGTGGCTAATTATTGATTCCATAATTAACTTAGGCAAATTCACTGTATGAAGAAATGATTGATCCGCTCAAGACAAGTGATTTAGAGAAACTTGCACAGCAGCAAGTGGATGGGATGGTCCGGCAAAGTGAAGAGGGTGCTGGGTATTTTGTGGAATCAACCATTCCCACTATATGCAAGCACAAAATTACTGCTCATGAGGGCGGCTGTGCTTCTGTGATGTTTGAGTATAACTCAAGCAAACTGATCAGTGGTGGACAGGATCAATCAATCAAAATGTGGGATGCAAACACTGGATCTTTAAGTCGTACTCTTTATGGTTGCCTTGGGTCTGTTCTTGATCTTTCTGTGACCAGTGATAATAGATCTGTCATTGCAGCCAGTCGCTCAAACAACTTGTATGTATGGGATGCCAATTCAGGGCGTGTCCGTCACACTCTCACTGGCCACATTGACGAAGTGTGTGCTGTAGATGTCGGCAAAAGTTCAAGTCGACATGTTGTCAGTGCTGCTTATGATCGTAGAATAAAAGTGTGGGATTTGCAAAAGGGCTTCTGCACCAGCACTATTGTTTTCCACAGCAATTGCAATGCTGTGTGTTTCAGTATGGATGGACTGACCATTTGTTCAGGGCACGTTGATGGAAATCTTCGTTTATGGGATGTTCATTCAGGAAAGCTACTCAGTGAAGTTGCTGCACATTCACTTGCCATTACATCTATAAGTCTATCTCAAAATGGGAATGTCATATTGACGAGTGGGAGAGATAACTTGCACAACTTATTTGATATGAGGTCTTTGGAAGTTTGGGGAACGTTAAGAGCTGCTGGAAACAGAGCGGCATATAATTGGAGTCGGTCTTGTATAAGTCCTGATGACAACTATGTTGCTGCTGGATCAGCTGATGGATCTGTCTATATTTGGTCAATATCTAAAGCTGATATCGTAAGCATTCAGAAGGAACACACTTCTTCTGTCCTTTGTTGTTCGTGGAGTGGACTTGGAAAACCATTAGCTACTGCTGACAAGAAGGGAATTATACATACCTGGACATGATGGTTTACTTGTGCACCCATCAACATGCCAAATTGTTTATTGCAATCTTGTTAAAATTCAATTGTCTGGTTTCCAAACAAGTTCGTGGAATGCTGTGAGTCATGAGAGCAGTCGCCCAGCTCGATTCTTAACGGAGGGGCGTGCCTGCCTGTGTCCTAGGACTTGTATAGAAAAATTATAGTTGCTGTAAAGAGGGAGCAACGGATTGATTGGTACATTACTTGCAAGTAATTGGAGAATATTAGAAATTGAATTGGTTGGATGTGGCATATTGCTGCTTAACCATATTTTCTTACAAATTGAATTCGTTGTCTTTTTGTTTCTAGGCCTTTTTTTTGTGGGAGTTTATTTTAAAGCAACGAAGATTTTCTTGAAATTGAATTTGAGATAGTAtaagttttttttctttaaaagaaaaaattttaaattttaaaatataattatgtaattatttttttattcatatatttaatttttatcatataataatgagtattataattaatttaattattatttataatatttttaatttatgtattacatattataatgattaaaatatttattgatataaaaattttaatttaaaatatatatataattaataaaatgaaaaaagtaAGATAgcctaaataaaaaataaaattaccagCTGATTGGAAGTAGAGTTGattcaaaatataattatatacgtCATGACTAATATCAACTATTTTTTGATGTTTTAGAAGAATACTTTATTTGATATCTATGGTTTGCATCTAACTGTTAACTAAAAAcacccataaaaaataaaaataaataaataaaccataaCACAGTTGGAGCTTGCGTTCGAAATTGGGCCTTCACTGGATTTAAGTGGAATCAGATGCAATGCCCATTCAGCGGCCTACATCCGACGGAAGCCCAATTGCATCGGATTCGTATATAATCATTGATCTCTCTTAACTGCCGATTCCCCAATCAAGTAATTCTCGAGGAAGAGGTGAAGAATAGAGTGAAGCGCGAAGATGGTGAAAGTGGCAACGTATTTTGCAATGTCATTTGGGGCCTTTTTATTTTGGCAATCAATGGATAGAGTCCATGTCTGGATTGCTCTTCACCAGGATGAG
This Manihot esculenta cultivar AM560-2 chromosome 6, M.esculenta_v8, whole genome shotgun sequence DNA region includes the following protein-coding sequences:
- the LOC110616562 gene encoding autophagy-related protein 16; the protein is MSQEELAREAIKLALKALRKRHLLEEGAHAPACIALSRPIISQGSEWKEKAENLEIELQQCYKAQSRLSEQLVVEVAESRASKAALEEKEAACTDLQKELAQTRDVCSQLRAYLEEKIKALELVVGENQSLQNQLEQMAVKVKNSEAENKMLVDRWMLQKVQDAERLNEANSLYEEMIDPLKTSDLEKLAQQQVDGMVRQSEEGAGYFVESTIPTICKHKITAHEGGCASVMFEYNSSKLISGGQDQSIKMWDANTGSLSRTLYGCLGSVLDLSVTSDNRSVIAASRSNNLYVWDANSGRVRHTLTGHIDEVCAVDVGKSSSRHVVSAAYDRRIKVWDLQKGFCTSTIVFHSNCNAVCFSMDGLTICSGHVDGNLRLWDVHSGKLLSEVAAHSLAITSISLSQNGNVILTSGRDNLHNLFDMRSLEVWGTLRAAGNRAAYNWSRSCISPDDNYVAAGSADGSVYIWSISKADIVSIQKEHTSSVLCCSWSGLGKPLATADKKGIIHTWT
- the LOC110617089 gene encoding uncharacterized protein LOC110617089; this translates as MVKVATYFAMSFGAFLFWQSMDRVHVWIALHQDEKKERLEKEMEIRRVREELLQQAKQKDSLA